CAGCTAAACCGCCGCCGACAACAATTATTTTGCTTTTCGCCATGATTATTTCTCACTCCTCTTAAAAAATTGCAATGATTGCATGTACTCTTATAGTAGCTTCTATTGAATTATACGAAAGCTAAAATAGCAGCCACACCAACTACACTTAGAATTACGAAAAGAACGTTTGTTACATAAGTAGCAATCTTTTGAGACTGTGGTGATTGTGTAATACCCCAGCTTACTAAGAATGACCACAAACCATTTGTTAAGTGGAAAGTTGCTGATAAAATACCAACAATGTAGAATCCAAGCATAAATGGATTTGCAACGATATTTGCCATCATGTCGTAATCAACGTGTGTACCAAGCGCTTTTTGAATACGAGTTTGGAAAATATGCCATGCAATGAAAATTACTAAAAATACACCTGTGAAGCGTTGTAATGAGAACATCCAGTTACGGTATGTGCTGAAACGCCCTGTATTTGGTGTAGCTGTGAATGCAATGAACACACCATAAAATGCGTGGAACATTAATGGAATGTAGATGACAATCCACTCAACTAGGATAAGAAATGGAATTTTTTCCATTACTGCGGTAGCATCATTGTAACTTTCTGCTCCGCCTGTTGCTGTAAAGTTAATGAATAGGTGCATCGTTAAAAACAGACCTACTGGAATGATCCCAAGTAGAGAATGTAAGCGACGCCATAAAAACTCTCGATCTTTCGACAAGACTGTTACCCCCCTTAGTACTTAAAATAGCACAACAAAAGAAGTCATCATTTTGTAAATGATACTCCATTGACTGTGTATTTCATCATGGTACAATATTATGACATGTTTATTGTACTCTCAAGAGCTACGAGCGTCAAGGTAACATAGAGTTTTTGCTAGACCTTATTAAAGAAGTAATCTAGTACATAACGTGTCGTTTCTTCTCGAAAAATCTATCATTACTTTATTGGTGCTAAATTATAAGAAAATTCTAAGAAAGAAGGATTTCTATGTTAAATAATCCATCTAATACTATCTCATCATTTGGATATGAGTTAATTCGTGATCATGTCCTATCTTCAATACTCGGTAAACATGAGGATGACGTACTATATTGGGCTGGCAAGGAGCTTGCGCGGAAGTTTCCTTGTAAAAGTCAAGATGAACTTATCGCATTTTTCGCAGATGCGTGCTGGGGTACTCTAGTATTGACAAAGGAGTCTAAAGATGGACGTATTTTCCATTTAGTGAATGAACCAACCCTTTTACAAATTCAAAATCGTAGCTTTAGACTTGAAGCAGGCTTTATTGCTGAACAAATTCAGCAAGTAAAAGGTTACTTGACTGAATGTTATGATGAGAAGCGTGAAAAACAACAGCTTGTCACGTTTACAATCAAATGGGATGTTAAAGAACGCATTATGAATACAATAACAAATGAATAAAAGTCTAAAGGATTTTTTTGGTAGAAAAGCAAACCTTATGCGTGTAGACAAAAGGCAACAAGATGTTACTCTTGATGCCTTTTATCATTTTTATATAGTAGTTACTGTTTGTGAATCTCTTCTTCTAAATTAAACTCCTCGTGTAATGCATTGGCAGCACGAATCATTTCGTCTTGCGGTACAACAACAGAGACTTTAATTTCCGACGTACTCACCATTTTTACTGGAATATCCTCTCGACGTAAGCGATCAAACATTCTGGCAGCTACTCCAGGATTCGATGCCATCCCAGATCCAATAATCGAAACTTTCGCTAAGCCAATCTCAAAATCAGCAAAGCTAAAACCAAGCGACAATTTACTATTTTCTAACACACGTAAAGCTTCAGCGAATTCCTCTTTTAAAATGGTAAAGGATACAGATGGTTTCACACCTTCAATAATAGCTTGAACAATAATATCAACATTAATGCGGTTTTCTGCCAGTATCGCAAACATATCTGCTAACGAAGCAGTAGAATATGTATCATAGCCAATTGTTAGACGAATAATATCTGCTTCGAAAGCAACACCACGTACAATTAAATTTTTCTCCATTTCAACTTCCTCCTTCAATAAAGTACCGACTGTATCCACTACACTTGAACGAATAATCACCGGTATTTGGAATTTTTTTGCCAACTCCACTGCACGTGGATGTAGAATATGTGACCCTAAATGCGAAAGTTCCAACATTTCATCATAGGAAATCTCCTGTAACTTTCTCGCTTTTTCAATATGACTTGGATCAGCTGTATAGACACCATCGACATTTGTATAAATCTCAACACGCTCCGCATCTAATGCTGCTGCAATGGCTACTGCTGTCGTTTCCGCTCCACCCTTACCAAGTGTTGTAATATTGTTGGCAGCATTTATCCCTTGTTCCCCAGCAACGACAACAATTTGTCCTTGCGTCATATGCCCTTGCATGCGACGAACATCGATTTGATCAATACGTGCATTAAAATGTTTTGCATCTGTCTGCACACCAGCTTGCCAGCCAGTTAATGACACTGCATCATAACCGGCCTCTTGCAAAGCGATTGCAAATAGTGCACTTGATAGTTGTGAGCTCGTCGATAACAGTACATCCATCTCACGTTTAGAGGCATCATCTGATAATGCACGTACCATTTTCGTTAAGTCTTTAGCTGTACGTCCCATCGCTGCTGTCACTACTACTACATCATAGCCACGCTCTTTTTTTGCCATTGCAATTTTAGCGACCTCCTGAATCCGCTCTGTTGAGGCGATTGCAGGTCCACCAAATTTCAATACAATACTTGCCATTTTCATCATTCTCCTTTTTTAGATTCGTTTCTAGAACAGCAAAAAGGCAGCCTTCACATAACGTGAAAGCTGCCTGCAACATGTACAATAAAATAGCTTGCGCATGTGTGATAGCTCTCCGAAACGTCAAGATTCGACAGTCCTACATCTGTTAAATGCAAAACCAGCAAAGTATCGGAACAACGATACTTCACTTCGGCAAGCTCCCCTTTCACACATCATCACTGGATTTGTCCATCCTTCGATGTGCTACTATTGAACCTTGCACCTCTATCATCACTTAAAATAGTGAAATGTAATTTTTTCCTTTTATGAAAATGCTGCGTTATTATGCTTTACTGCACAATCGTTCATACAAGGATCGTTAGAACATAATGGTATTACCATTGCCATGTTCTATTCCAACATTAGCATATGTCTAATCCTTTGACAACGTCTGCTGCTGAAAATAAGTGTAAATAATGTTCGCTAAGTTTGCAGGCATTCCTGCTTCTTGAAGGGCAAGCTCACTCGCCTCACGAATCTTTTTAACTGAGCCAAAATGCTTCAATAGCTGTTGCTTTCGTTTCGGTCCAACACCTTCAATGCCATCGAGTACAGATTGAATAGCATTTTTTTCATGCTGTTGACGTAGGAATGTAATAGCAAAACGGTGCACTTCATCCTGAATACGTTGAAGTAAATAAAAGCCATCACTCGTTCGTTTTAATGCGACAACATCAGGCGGATCTCCGAATAAGAGCTGAGATGTATTATGCTTATCATCTTTTGCTAAACCAGCGATCGGAATAACAAGACCAAGTTCATCTTCCAACACTTCTCGTGCCACTTCCATCTGTCCTTTACCGCCATCTATTAGCACTAAATCGGGCAATGGCAAGCCTTCTTTTAATACCCTCGTGTAACGGCGTCGTATCACTTCCTGCATTGCCCCGTAATCGTCATGTTTTGCGGCTGTTCGTGTTTTGTATTTACGATATTCTTTCTTTGCCGGTTTACCATCAATAAAAACAACCATTGCTGATACTGCATCCGTACCATGCATATGACTATTATCGAATGCTTCAATGCGCAGTGGTGCTGAAATGCCCATTGCTTCGCCTAGTGCTTCGCATGCGCCAATTGTACGTTCTTCTTGTCGTTCAATCAATTGGAATTTAGCTGCCACAGCAATTTCCGCATTTTTCATAGCCAAATCAACTAGCTCTTTCTTTTGCCCTCGCTTGGGTGTCAGTACTTTAACCCCTAATAATTCGGTTAAAATTGCCGCATCAATAGCCTGTGGAATGAAAATTTCTTTCGGTTTAATATGCTCTAGCTTTTCATAAAAGCGTCCGACAAACGTTAAAAATTCTTCCTCCACGTCCTGATAAATTGGGAAAATGGAGACATCCCTTTCAATTAACTTGCCTTGACGAACGAAAAACACTTGCACACACATCCAACCTTTTTCAACTGCATAACCAAAGACATCACGGTTGGTCGTATCACTAGACACGATTTTTTGTTTTTGCATAACCGTCTCAATATGTGCAATTTGATCGCGGAACTCCTTCGCGCGCTCAAATTCTAGTTGCTCTGCAGCAACTAGCATCTTGTCCTCCAGTTCTTTTTTTACTGTCTCAACACCGCCATTTAAGAACTTCGTCATATCTTCAATCATATCGTGATAGATGTGAGCATCAATATCCTTTACACACGGAGCTAAACACTGTCCCATATGATAGTACAAGCAAACCTTGGCTGGTAATTGCACACATTTTCGCAGTGGATATAGTCTATCCAGCAGCTTTTTCGTCTCACTTGCTGCATAAGCATTTGGATAAGGGCCAAAATATTTCGCCTTATCTTTTTTTACTTTACGTGTTGTAATAAGTCGTGGATATTTCTCGTTCGTAATTTTCAAATACGGATACGTTTTATCATCTGTAAGCATGATATTGTATTTAGGATCGTGTAGCTTTATAAGGTTCAACTCTAAAATAAGTGCCTCCAAATTTGATGAAGTCACAATATACTCAAAATCTTCAATTTCGCCAACAAGGCGTTGTGTTTTGCCTTCGTGTGTTCCTGTAAAATAGGAGCGCACTCGATTTTTTAGCACCTTTGCCTTACCTACATAAATAATTGTCCCTTGTCGATCTTTCATCAAATAGCAGCCAGGCTGATCTGGTAAAATATCAAGCTTTCGTTTAATTAAATCATTCATCGCCTACCTGCCCCCCTTTTTTTGATGCTAAATAAAAGCGCCATTTGCGATGCCTAAACGGATATCAAATATCAACATTTAACGGTGCTTCTCTTTTATTATATAACGAAAAAAAGCCGAGCACATCTAAAGATGGCTCAGCTCTTTTTTTACGAATTAAGCATGTTTTGCGATGAAAGCTTCTAATGCTTCTTTTGGTTGGAAACCAACAGTTTTGTCTACTAATTCACCATTTTTGAATAAAAGCAGTGAAGGAATAGACATGATTTGGTATTGTGCAGCAGTACCTTGGTTGTTATCTACGTCAACTTTGACGATTTTAGCAGCACTACCCGCAGCATCCATTTCTTCAAGAACTGGTCCAATCATTTTACATGGTCCACACCAAGCAGCCCAAAAGTCGACTAATACTAAGCCTTCTTTAATATCATCTTGGAACGTCGCATCTGTTGCATGTACAATTGCCATTTGAAATCCTCCTTAAACTTACTATGTTTGTAGTATAGCATGGTTAATTTATGTTGAGCGAACAATCTGCCTGCAATGTCTAATTTAGGCTTTACATACAATCGGCATCCTGTTCCCCTATTTCACTATTCTCCATTTTTTCTTCTCTCAAGCATTAAAAAAGCTAGGGAAGACCCCTAGCTTATGCGTTCACTTTTAACGCTTTAAATTCTTCAATTAGCAATGGAATCACTTCGAATAAATCTCCTACGATACCGTAGTCTGCTACTTTAAAGATATTTGCCTCAGGATCTTTATTAATCGCTACAATGACTTTTGAGTTTGACATACCCGCTAAATGTTGGATAGCCCCAGAAATACCTGCTGCGATATAAAGGTCTGGTGTCACAACCTTACCCGTTTGACCGATTTGTAATGAATAATCACAATACTCAGCATCGCATGCTCCACGAGATGCACCAACTGCACCACCAAGTAAATCTGCTAATTCTTTTAGCGGTTCGAAGCCTTCCTCTGATTTAACACCACGACCACCTGCTACTACCACTTTGGCTTCTGAAAGATCTACGCCTTCTGAAGATTTACGTACAACCTCTTTAATGATGGAACGTAAGTTTGTAATATCAACCGTAATAGACGATACATCACCTGTTTTACCTGGCGCTTTTTCTAAAGGTGCAATATTGTTTGGACGGATAGAAGCTAACACTACGCCATCTTTTACTTTTACCTTTTCAAAAGCCTTACCAGAATAAATTGGACGGATGAAGACTACATCGTCACCGGCACCTTCAATCGAAGTGACGTCAGAAACAAGTCCTGCTTGTAATTTACTCGCAATTTTAGGCGATAAATCTTTA
This DNA window, taken from Lysinibacillus sp. FSL M8-0337, encodes the following:
- a CDS encoding aspartate kinase encodes the protein MASIVLKFGGPAIASTERIQEVAKIAMAKKERGYDVVVVTAAMGRTAKDLTKMVRALSDDASKREMDVLLSTSSQLSSALFAIALQEAGYDAVSLTGWQAGVQTDAKHFNARIDQIDVRRMQGHMTQGQIVVVAGEQGINAANNITTLGKGGAETTAVAIAAALDAERVEIYTNVDGVYTADPSHIEKARKLQEISYDEMLELSHLGSHILHPRAVELAKKFQIPVIIRSSVVDTVGTLLKEEVEMEKNLIVRGVAFEADIIRLTIGYDTYSTASLADMFAILAENRINVDIIVQAIIEGVKPSVSFTILKEEFAEALRVLENSKLSLGFSFADFEIGLAKVSIIGSGMASNPGVAARMFDRLRREDIPVKMVSTSEIKVSVVVPQDEMIRAANALHEEFNLEEEIHKQ
- a CDS encoding electron transfer flavoprotein subunit alpha/FixB family protein, which produces MSKKVLVLGEVREGSLRNVSFEAIAAAKQIADGGEVVGVLLGDAVAGLASALFEHGADRVVTVEHPHLKQYTSDGYGQALLAVIEQENPTGIVFGHTANGKDLSPKIASKLQAGLVSDVTSIEGAGDDVVFIRPIYSGKAFEKVKVKDGVVLASIRPNNIAPLEKAPGKTGDVSSITVDITNLRSIIKEVVRKSSEGVDLSEAKVVVAGGRGVKSEEGFEPLKELADLLGGAVGASRGACDAEYCDYSLQIGQTGKVVTPDLYIAAGISGAIQHLAGMSNSKVIVAINKDPEANIFKVADYGIVGDLFEVIPLLIEEFKALKVNA
- the trxA gene encoding thioredoxin; the encoded protein is MAIVHATDATFQDDIKEGLVLVDFWAAWCGPCKMIGPVLEEMDAAGSAAKIVKVDVDNNQGTAAQYQIMSIPSLLLFKNGELVDKTVGFQPKEALEAFIAKHA
- a CDS encoding YslB family protein; the encoded protein is MLNNPSNTISSFGYELIRDHVLSSILGKHEDDVLYWAGKELARKFPCKSQDELIAFFADACWGTLVLTKESKDGRIFHLVNEPTLLQIQNRSFRLEAGFIAEQIQQVKGYLTECYDEKREKQQLVTFTIKWDVKERIMNTITNE
- a CDS encoding succinate dehydrogenase cytochrome b558 subunit; amino-acid sequence: MSKDREFLWRRLHSLLGIIPVGLFLTMHLFINFTATGGAESYNDATAVMEKIPFLILVEWIVIYIPLMFHAFYGVFIAFTATPNTGRFSTYRNWMFSLQRFTGVFLVIFIAWHIFQTRIQKALGTHVDYDMMANIVANPFMLGFYIVGILSATFHLTNGLWSFLVSWGITQSPQSQKIATYVTNVLFVILSVVGVAAILAFV
- the uvrC gene encoding excinuclease ABC subunit UvrC translates to MNDLIKRKLDILPDQPGCYLMKDRQGTIIYVGKAKVLKNRVRSYFTGTHEGKTQRLVGEIEDFEYIVTSSNLEALILELNLIKLHDPKYNIMLTDDKTYPYLKITNEKYPRLITTRKVKKDKAKYFGPYPNAYAASETKKLLDRLYPLRKCVQLPAKVCLYYHMGQCLAPCVKDIDAHIYHDMIEDMTKFLNGGVETVKKELEDKMLVAAEQLEFERAKEFRDQIAHIETVMQKQKIVSSDTTNRDVFGYAVEKGWMCVQVFFVRQGKLIERDVSIFPIYQDVEEEFLTFVGRFYEKLEHIKPKEIFIPQAIDAAILTELLGVKVLTPKRGQKKELVDLAMKNAEIAVAAKFQLIERQEERTIGACEALGEAMGISAPLRIEAFDNSHMHGTDAVSAMVVFIDGKPAKKEYRKYKTRTAAKHDDYGAMQEVIRRRYTRVLKEGLPLPDLVLIDGGKGQMEVAREVLEDELGLVIPIAGLAKDDKHNTSQLLFGDPPDVVALKRTSDGFYLLQRIQDEVHRFAITFLRQQHEKNAIQSVLDGIEGVGPKRKQQLLKHFGSVKKIREASELALQEAGMPANLANIIYTYFQQQTLSKD